A portion of the Jaculus jaculus isolate mJacJac1 chromosome 5, mJacJac1.mat.Y.cur, whole genome shotgun sequence genome contains these proteins:
- the Uts2b gene encoding urotensin-2B has translation MKIFTTSLCFGLLTLLSVMILWESVQGWPYITPGKELFPDKGDTHQEELLMALLNKNFDFQRPSNIGVELVNKLEKLNQLQKLKEQITDAKSSGISYAVDNLSSSHGNKRACFWKYCV, from the exons ATGAAAATCTTTACAACCTCCCTTTGCTTTGGATTACTGACTTTGTTATCTGTGATGATCCTTTGGGAATCAGTGCAAGGATGGCCGTATATTACTCCAG GAAAGGAATTGTTTCCAGACAAAGGAGATACACATCAGGAAGAACTGTTGATGGCtcttctcaataaaaattttgaTTTCCAAAGACCTTCCAACATTG GTGTAGAATTGGTCAACAAATTGGAAAAACTTAACCAG CTACAAAAGTTGAAAGAGCAAATAACGGATGCAAAGAGTTCTGGCATATCTTATGCTGTGGACAATCTATCCTCTTCCCATGGTAATAAACGAG cttgcttttggAAATACTGCGTTTAA